A genomic region of Desulfosarcina ovata subsp. ovata contains the following coding sequences:
- a CDS encoding 2Fe-2S iron-sulfur cluster-binding protein encodes MVTLTVDGRTIQAPEGSSVLAACLSADIYIPHLCWLEGDTPDDAPAACRLCLVEIEGFSQPVTACSQTVENGMTVRTDTDAVRELQKTAFKLLLSVHRVDCKHCPANKACGLQAIAKFLGTGLTCKPFESVFKEPEVDSRHPFFDYYPNRCVLCGICVRRCDQAGAVSGLSFAGRGFDTVVGYFDVDPTAAAHCSECRACVDACPTGALVIREPAEG; translated from the coding sequence ATGGTGACCTTGACCGTGGATGGCCGGACCATCCAGGCACCTGAGGGAAGCAGCGTGTTGGCGGCCTGCCTGTCTGCCGATATTTACATTCCCCACCTCTGCTGGCTGGAGGGAGACACGCCGGATGATGCACCGGCCGCCTGCCGCCTCTGCCTGGTGGAAATTGAGGGCTTTTCCCAGCCGGTGACCGCCTGCAGTCAGACCGTGGAAAACGGCATGACCGTGCGAACCGACACTGACGCGGTTCGCGAACTCCAGAAGACCGCCTTTAAACTGCTGCTCTCCGTTCACCGCGTGGACTGCAAGCACTGTCCGGCCAACAAGGCCTGCGGCCTGCAGGCGATCGCCAAATTTTTGGGAACCGGCCTGACCTGCAAACCGTTTGAGTCGGTCTTCAAAGAACCGGAGGTCGACAGCCGCCATCCGTTTTTCGACTATTACCCCAACCGGTGTGTGCTGTGCGGCATTTGCGTGCGACGTTGCGATCAGGCTGGTGCGGTCTCCGGACTGAGTTTTGCCGGCCGGGGATTCGATACCGTGGTGGGGTATTTTGACGTTGATCCGACTGCCGCCGCCCATTGCAGCGAATGCCGGGCCTGTGTCGACGCCTGTCCCACCGGTGCACTGGTTATCCGGGAGCCCGCCGAAGGATAA
- a CDS encoding response regulator, translating into MARILVIDDDDTIRLSLRLTLEDADYDVAEAANGEEGLALMRAGSFDLVITDIFMPEKEGIETIDEIRRNYPDTKIISISGGGRMDPDAYLDIAERVGADQSLSKPFDIQLLLDMVAKLLQTQ; encoded by the coding sequence ATGGCTCGAATCCTTGTTATCGATGATGACGATACGATTCGCCTTTCTCTGCGTCTGACCTTGGAAGATGCGGATTATGACGTTGCCGAAGCGGCCAATGGGGAGGAGGGGCTCGCCCTGATGCGTGCCGGTTCCTTCGACTTGGTCATTACCGATATCTTTATGCCTGAAAAAGAGGGCATCGAGACCATCGACGAAATCCGGCGCAATTATCCCGATACAAAAATCATCTCGATCTCCGGGGGCGGTCGCATGGATCCGGATGCGTATCTGGATATCGCCGAGCGGGTGGGAGCGGACCAGTCACTAAGCAAACCCTTCGATATCCAGTTGCTGCTGGATATGGTAGCGAAACTCCTGCAAACCCAATAG
- a CDS encoding 3,4-dihydroxy-2-butanone-4-phosphate synthase yields MAADAGSHSLNSPGHIFPLKARSGGVLERPGHTEASVDLMALAGLKPCGVLCELTNPDGTMARLPEVVAFSGKHQMPVLTIADLVAYRRSLMKKAG; encoded by the coding sequence GTGGCCGCTGATGCCGGTTCCCACAGTTTGAACAGCCCCGGTCATATTTTCCCGCTGAAGGCCCGTAGCGGCGGCGTCCTGGAACGTCCCGGCCATACCGAGGCCAGTGTGGACCTGATGGCACTGGCCGGCCTGAAGCCTTGCGGAGTGCTCTGCGAGCTGACCAACCCGGACGGTACCATGGCGCGCCTTCCCGAAGTGGTGGCCTTTTCGGGAAAACATCAGATGCCCGTTCTCACCATTGCGGACCTGGTGGCCTATCGCCGGAGCCTGATGAAAAAGGCGGGGTAA
- a CDS encoding cyclase family protein, producing the protein MRIVDLSHVLEAQMPLFPGTEPPRFADSARIDTDGYREKRITFSVHTGTHLDVPAHILAAGETLDQLPVETFCGLAFILDRSRTEDGPIQPADLAVHEKAILGSDYLILNTGWSRYWGGARYFSDFPVVSLAAADWLAHAGLKGVGLDTLSADPLDAPGLPVHHRLLAAGMVIVENLTNLTAIPADRFLFSCLPLNIKDGDGSPVRAVAILP; encoded by the coding sequence ATGCGGATCGTCGACCTGAGCCATGTTCTTGAAGCGCAAATGCCCCTTTTCCCCGGCACTGAGCCGCCGCGGTTCGCGGACAGCGCCCGCATCGACACCGATGGATACCGGGAAAAACGCATTACTTTCAGCGTACATACCGGTACCCATCTGGATGTCCCGGCGCATATCCTCGCAGCCGGAGAGACCTTGGATCAGCTGCCTGTGGAGACCTTCTGCGGTTTGGCCTTTATTCTGGACCGGTCACGGACGGAGGATGGCCCGATTCAACCGGCCGATCTGGCGGTCCACGAAAAGGCCATTTTGGGATCCGACTACCTGATCCTGAACACCGGTTGGAGCCGCTACTGGGGGGGTGCCCGTTATTTTTCCGATTTTCCCGTGGTCAGCCTGGCGGCTGCCGACTGGCTGGCCCATGCCGGGCTGAAGGGGGTGGGCTTGGATACCCTGTCGGCCGACCCGCTGGATGCACCGGGACTGCCGGTGCACCATCGTTTGCTGGCGGCCGGCATGGTGATTGTGGAGAACCTGACCAACCTGACCGCGATCCCTGCCGACCGTTTCCTTTTCAGCTGCCTGCCGCTGAATATCAAGGACGGTGATGGTTCGCCCGTGCGGGCCGTCGCCATACTGCCATGA
- a CDS encoding DUF922 domain-containing protein yields MVRPCGPSPYCHEDRHAAFGVEAAQEIEDRVATMGRRPFCKRLNADANALAREIIDAVKQSEIQFDRQSGHGALDGADFQ; encoded by the coding sequence ATGGTTCGCCCGTGCGGGCCGTCGCCATACTGCCATGAAGACCGGCATGCCGCCTTCGGCGTGGAGGCTGCCCAGGAAATCGAGGACCGGGTCGCCACCATGGGGCGGCGTCCTTTCTGCAAACGGCTCAATGCGGATGCCAATGCCCTGGCCCGGGAGATCATCGACGCGGTCAAACAGAGCGAAATCCAATTCGACCGGCAAAGCGGCCATGGCGCCCTGGACGGCGCCGATTTCCAATAG
- a CDS encoding septal ring lytic transglycosylase RlpA family protein, with amino-acid sequence MCPLGVNGLSAAHKHLPLPIFVRVTNLSNRRSIVVRVNDRGPFVAGRIIDLSAGAAKRLGFYDQGTARVRVETVELEG; translated from the coding sequence GTGTGTCCATTAGGGGTCAATGGCCTCAGCGCCGCCCACAAGCATCTGCCCCTTCCCATTTTCGTTCGCGTTACCAACCTCTCCAACCGGCGCAGCATCGTCGTGCGGGTCAACGACCGGGGCCCCTTCGTGGCCGGCCGCATCATCGACCTGAGTGCCGGCGCGGCCAAACGCCTGGGGTTTTACGACCAGGGGACCGCCCGGGTACGGGTGGAAACGGTGGAGCTGGAAGGCTGA
- a CDS encoding beta-ketoacyl-ACP synthase III: MAPSAQPRVVISGSGLWTPENVVTNEELVASYNAWAARYNQTHAEAITAGEMDAKPEGSEAFIEKAAGIKQRYVYVKEGILDIDRMRPIIPERPEEALSDQAEIAIQAARQAMSAAGKTGADIDAVIVSCAYTQRAYPAIAIEVQAVLGIDGFGFDMLVACSAATFGLHRAYEMVAAGTAHCVLAINPELMTPQVNYCDRDSHFIFGDVATAAIVERADTCTGRHSFDILGVQAQTRFSSNVRSNFGHLSRANDVAPFGPDKLFHQNGRRVFKEVCPLAIRHMADHIDRHGLSVPDIKRWWLHQANIRMNQMICTKLIGREATFDEAPIVLDRYANTASAGSLIAFHLYHADLQPGDHGVICSFGAGYSVGSLVVRKR; encoded by the coding sequence ATGGCACCATCCGCCCAACCCCGGGTCGTTATCAGCGGCAGCGGCCTGTGGACCCCCGAAAATGTCGTCACCAATGAGGAACTGGTCGCCAGCTACAACGCCTGGGCCGCCCGATACAATCAGACCCACGCCGAGGCCATCACCGCTGGCGAAATGGACGCCAAGCCCGAGGGGTCAGAGGCCTTCATCGAAAAGGCCGCCGGAATCAAACAGCGCTATGTGTATGTTAAAGAAGGCATCCTGGACATCGACCGCATGCGCCCGATCATCCCGGAACGACCGGAAGAAGCTCTCTCCGATCAGGCTGAAATCGCCATTCAAGCGGCGCGGCAGGCCATGTCGGCGGCCGGCAAAACCGGCGCTGACATCGATGCGGTGATCGTCTCATGCGCCTATACCCAGCGGGCCTACCCGGCGATTGCCATCGAAGTGCAGGCGGTTCTTGGCATCGACGGTTTCGGATTCGACATGCTGGTGGCCTGCTCGGCGGCGACCTTCGGACTGCACCGCGCCTACGAGATGGTAGCGGCCGGCACGGCCCACTGTGTGCTGGCGATCAATCCGGAACTGATGACCCCTCAGGTCAACTACTGCGACCGGGACAGCCATTTTATTTTCGGCGACGTGGCCACGGCAGCCATCGTCGAACGCGCCGACACCTGCACGGGCCGGCACAGCTTCGATATCCTCGGCGTTCAGGCTCAGACCCGTTTTTCCAGCAACGTGCGCTCCAATTTCGGCCACCTCAGCCGGGCCAATGATGTGGCCCCCTTCGGGCCCGACAAGTTGTTTCACCAGAATGGTCGCCGAGTCTTCAAAGAGGTCTGCCCCCTGGCCATCCGGCACATGGCCGATCATATCGACCGGCATGGACTGAGCGTGCCCGACATCAAACGCTGGTGGCTGCACCAGGCCAACATCCGCATGAACCAAATGATCTGCACCAAGCTGATCGGACGTGAGGCCACCTTCGACGAAGCACCGATTGTGCTGGACCGTTATGCCAACACCGCCTCGGCCGGCTCTCTGATCGCCTTTCACCTGTACCACGCAGACCTTCAGCCCGGCGACCACGGGGTGATCTGTTCCTTTGGGGCAGGCTATTCCGTCGGCAGCCTGGTGGTGCGCAAGCGCTGA
- a CDS encoding IS110 family transposase, giving the protein MNKIVKYVGLDVHKDSITIAIADEGRDGNVRVYGKISNDLGQIDNVMRKLISQNAELHCVYEAGPCGYPIYRHLTSKGIDCVVVAPALIPKKTGDRVKNDRRDATHLATLHRSGELTPVYVPDQADEALRDLVRARKDIQISLRKVKQQINAFLLRQGISYPGKSKWGKAHLNWLAELKMQHPAQHIALTEYLDAMEDHEARVKRIEKAIEQCCQTSRLLPVIEALQALRGISLLSAVTVVAELGDLSRFDTPAQLMAYLGLIPSEHSSGGTIKKGPITKTGNTHARRTLIESAQAYRMPARKSKAIRKRQEGLPDDVLDIAWNAQLRLCHRYRRLIAKGKNHNVVITAIARELAGFIWAIARAVPIVAAER; this is encoded by the coding sequence ATGAACAAGATAGTAAAGTATGTTGGTTTAGATGTCCACAAAGATTCGATTACCATTGCTATCGCCGATGAAGGACGTGACGGAAACGTTCGAGTGTATGGAAAAATCAGCAACGACCTGGGGCAGATTGATAACGTCATGCGAAAACTGATTTCACAAAACGCCGAATTGCATTGTGTTTACGAAGCAGGTCCGTGCGGATATCCGATCTATAGGCATTTAACAAGCAAGGGGATCGATTGCGTTGTCGTTGCTCCAGCGTTGATCCCCAAAAAAACAGGTGATCGGGTTAAGAATGATCGCCGTGATGCAACCCACCTGGCGACGCTCCACCGTTCCGGAGAACTGACGCCGGTGTATGTCCCCGATCAGGCCGATGAAGCGCTTCGTGACCTGGTACGTGCACGAAAAGACATCCAAATATCGCTCCGCAAAGTCAAACAACAGATCAATGCCTTTTTATTGCGACAAGGAATCAGTTATCCAGGTAAAAGCAAATGGGGTAAAGCTCATTTAAATTGGCTGGCGGAGCTGAAAATGCAGCATCCTGCCCAGCATATTGCCCTTACCGAATACCTGGACGCCATGGAAGACCATGAGGCCCGCGTTAAGCGCATCGAAAAAGCGATTGAGCAATGTTGCCAAACCAGTCGACTGCTTCCGGTTATCGAGGCTCTGCAAGCGCTCAGGGGGATTTCTTTGCTCAGCGCGGTGACCGTCGTCGCTGAACTGGGGGATCTGAGCCGTTTCGATACGCCGGCACAGCTGATGGCCTATTTGGGTCTGATCCCATCGGAGCATTCAAGCGGTGGCACCATCAAAAAAGGCCCCATTACCAAAACCGGCAATACCCATGCCCGCAGGACGTTGATCGAATCGGCTCAGGCCTATCGTATGCCGGCCCGGAAAAGTAAGGCGATCCGTAAACGCCAGGAAGGCTTGCCGGACGATGTTTTGGATATTGCCTGGAATGCACAGCTACGACTATGCCACCGCTACCGCAGGTTGATTGCAAAGGGCAAAAACCATAACGTGGTCATCACCGCGATTGCACGCGAGTTGGCCGGTTTCATCTGGGCCATTGCCCGGGCTGTTCCAATCGTGGCCGCTGAAAGATGA
- a CDS encoding MarR family winged helix-turn-helix transcriptional regulator gives METGSHIRLVLARAASAVEKADRTSIAQSGLIPSDFGILEALLHKGPLPINTIGRKVLLTSGSMTAAANRLMARNLVERIKDPCDGRSFQLHLTSTGRRLIEGIYAKHARNLESIAAVLSDQERCELVRLLKKLGHHAQTVAMG, from the coding sequence ATGGAAACAGGATCACACATACGGTTGGTACTGGCCAGGGCGGCCAGCGCCGTCGAAAAAGCGGATCGCACCAGTATTGCTCAATCCGGATTGATCCCAAGTGACTTCGGTATCCTCGAGGCCCTGCTGCACAAGGGGCCGCTGCCCATCAACACCATCGGCAGGAAAGTGCTGTTGACCAGCGGGTCGATGACCGCGGCGGCCAACCGGCTGATGGCCAGGAACCTGGTCGAACGGATCAAGGATCCTTGCGATGGACGCTCTTTTCAACTGCACCTGACCTCCACCGGGCGCCGACTGATCGAAGGCATTTATGCCAAGCATGCCCGCAACCTTGAATCGATCGCCGCTGTTTTGAGTGACCAGGAACGCTGTGAGCTGGTCAGGCTGTTGAAAAAATTGGGCCATCATGCCCAGACGGTGGCCATGGGATGA
- the wrbA gene encoding NAD(P)H:quinone oxidoreductase translates to MKVLIAYYSTYGHVHQMAEAIAEGVRDVDGAEAILRRVPETLPQGVLEQMGALEAQKAFAHVPVCTVEELAEADAVILGTPTRFGNMCGQMRQFLDATGQLWASGALIGKVGSVFTSTATQHGGQEATLLSTHISLLHHGFVIVGLPYAFQGQMRIDEVTGGSPYGASTIAGGQGERLPSENELAGARFQGKHVAQIAAKLKG, encoded by the coding sequence ATGAAAGTACTGATTGCATATTACTCAACCTATGGTCATGTTCATCAAATGGCAGAAGCCATTGCCGAAGGCGTAAGGGACGTCGACGGCGCCGAGGCGATTCTGCGCCGCGTTCCCGAAACCCTTCCCCAGGGGGTCCTGGAGCAGATGGGCGCCCTCGAGGCGCAGAAGGCCTTTGCGCATGTTCCGGTCTGTACCGTCGAAGAACTGGCCGAAGCCGATGCCGTGATCCTCGGTACGCCGACCCGCTTCGGCAACATGTGTGGCCAGATGCGTCAATTTCTGGATGCCACCGGACAGCTCTGGGCCAGCGGCGCCCTGATCGGCAAGGTAGGCAGTGTTTTCACCAGCACGGCAACCCAGCACGGCGGCCAGGAAGCGACCCTGTTGTCCACCCACATTTCGCTGCTTCACCACGGCTTTGTTATTGTGGGCCTGCCCTATGCCTTCCAGGGCCAGATGCGCATCGACGAGGTTACCGGGGGATCCCCCTACGGCGCGTCAACCATCGCCGGTGGCCAGGGAGAGCGCCTGCCCAGTGAAAACGAACTGGCCGGAGCCAGATTCCAGGGCAAACATGTCGCCCAGATCGCGGCCAAGCTG